The proteins below are encoded in one region of Pseudomonas putida S13.1.2:
- a CDS encoding DUF1737 domain-containing protein, which translates to MTQPPDGLPIYRVLTGPDDASFCHKVSDVLKLGYQLHGGPALTFNGKDVIVAQAVTWPRAQNGARD; encoded by the coding sequence ATGACTCAACCACCGGATGGGCTGCCGATTTACCGGGTGCTGACTGGCCCCGATGACGCTTCGTTTTGCCATAAGGTCAGTGATGTCTTGAAGCTGGGATACCAACTCCATGGCGGACCTGCGCTCACGTTCAATGGCAAAGATGTGATCGTTGCGCAGGCGGTTACCTGGCCCAGGGCGCAGAATGGGGCCCGCGACTAA
- the glsB gene encoding glutaminase B — protein sequence MQTLLNEILEEVRPLIGKGKVADYIPALADVPAQQLGIALYSNDGSHYCAGDARVPFSVQSISKVFSLVQAIGHSGEAIWERLGHEPSGQPFNSLVQLEFERGRPRNPFINAGALVICDINQSRFAAPTLSMRDFVRRLSGNPHISIDARVADSEYQFRARNAAMAYLMQSFGNFHNEVEPVLRSYFSYCALQMNCLDLARAFCFLANDGFCKHSEEQILTRRQAQQVNSIMATSGLYDEAGNFAYRVGLPGKSGVGGGIVAIVPGQFTVCVWSPELNAAGNSLAGMAALELLSSRIGWSVF from the coding sequence ATGCAAACGCTGTTGAACGAGATTCTTGAAGAAGTACGCCCCTTGATCGGCAAGGGCAAAGTGGCTGACTACATCCCAGCGCTGGCCGATGTACCGGCGCAGCAGTTGGGCATCGCGCTCTATAGCAACGATGGCAGCCATTACTGCGCAGGCGACGCAAGGGTGCCTTTTTCGGTGCAGAGTATTTCCAAGGTGTTCAGCCTGGTTCAGGCAATAGGCCACTCAGGTGAAGCCATTTGGGAGCGGCTTGGCCATGAGCCTTCAGGCCAGCCGTTCAATTCGCTGGTGCAGCTGGAGTTCGAGCGCGGGCGCCCGCGCAACCCGTTTATCAATGCGGGGGCGTTGGTGATCTGCGATATCAACCAGTCACGCTTCGCAGCACCCACGTTGTCGATGCGTGATTTTGTTCGACGGCTTTCGGGCAACCCTCACATTTCGATCGATGCCCGTGTCGCAGATTCGGAATACCAGTTCCGCGCGCGCAACGCTGCCATGGCTTACCTGATGCAGTCTTTTGGTAACTTCCATAACGAGGTCGAGCCGGTGCTGCGCAGTTACTTCAGTTACTGCGCGCTGCAAATGAACTGCCTGGACCTGGCCCGGGCATTCTGCTTCCTGGCCAACGACGGGTTTTGCAAGCACAGCGAAGAGCAAATTCTCACCCGGCGCCAGGCCCAGCAGGTGAACTCGATCATGGCCACCAGCGGGCTGTATGACGAAGCCGGTAATTTCGCCTACCGAGTGGGGTTGCCAGGTAAGAGTGGCGTGGGTGGCGGCATTGTGGCGATTGTGCCGGGGCAATTTACCGTATGCGTTTGGTCCCCCGAGTTGAATGCTGCGGGCAACTCCCTCGCGGGCATGGCGGCGCTGGAGTTGCTGAGTTCACGGATCGGGTGGTCGGTGTTTTGA
- a CDS encoding PLP-dependent aminotransferase family protein: MKRNGTRIHTVMGEIQSRIAARTYTPGARIPSVRAMAQTMQVSVSTVLEAYERLMAEGVLSSRPGSGFYVAGPAAPLALTELGPKLDRVVDPLWISRQSLETASDALKPGCGWLPPSWMYEAGMRKALRVVARSDAAKLAEYASPLGSPPLRQFLSRRLAGIGTEATLEQIMLTESSTHAIDLICRFLLEPGDTVLVDDPCYFNFHALLKAHRVKIVGVPYTATGPDVNAFGAALLAHAPRLYITNSGIHNPTGATLSPVTAHRLLKLADTSSLVIVEDDIFGDFETNPAPRLSAFDGLSRVIQIGSFSKTISASVRCGYIAARGEWIESLVDLKIATTFGGGRLAADIIHHAITDSGYRKHMESVRLRLAEAMDKTATKLRAIGIKPWIMPQAGLYLWCQLPQGKDAATLARACLNEGVVLAPGNAFSQSMTAGDFLRFNVAQSGDARIYEVLKRALSA, translated from the coding sequence ATGAAACGCAACGGCACGCGAATTCACACTGTCATGGGTGAAATCCAGTCCAGGATAGCCGCTCGAACCTACACACCAGGGGCCAGAATTCCTTCAGTCCGCGCAATGGCGCAGACCATGCAAGTTTCGGTTTCTACCGTGCTTGAGGCCTATGAACGGTTAATGGCAGAAGGTGTGCTCAGCTCTCGCCCTGGCTCCGGCTTTTACGTAGCCGGGCCAGCGGCGCCACTGGCACTGACCGAACTCGGCCCCAAACTGGATCGTGTTGTCGACCCGCTATGGATCTCCCGCCAGTCGCTTGAAACCGCCAGCGATGCGTTGAAACCAGGGTGCGGGTGGCTTCCTCCCTCCTGGATGTACGAAGCTGGCATGCGTAAAGCGCTCCGGGTCGTTGCCCGTTCTGACGCAGCCAAACTGGCTGAGTACGCATCACCGCTTGGCAGCCCGCCCCTTCGGCAATTCTTGTCGCGGCGGCTGGCAGGCATCGGGACCGAAGCCACGCTTGAACAGATCATGCTCACGGAATCCAGCACGCACGCCATCGACCTGATTTGCCGTTTTCTGCTGGAACCGGGCGACACTGTCCTGGTGGACGACCCCTGCTATTTCAACTTTCACGCATTATTGAAAGCACACAGGGTGAAGATTGTTGGCGTACCCTACACGGCGACGGGCCCGGACGTTAATGCGTTCGGCGCTGCCCTGCTCGCGCACGCTCCGCGGTTGTACATAACAAATTCCGGCATCCACAACCCCACCGGGGCCACCCTGTCGCCGGTCACAGCGCACAGGCTGCTAAAACTGGCCGACACCTCTAGCCTGGTGATTGTAGAGGACGACATCTTCGGGGATTTCGAGACTAATCCCGCGCCACGGCTGTCTGCCTTCGATGGCCTCTCTCGTGTCATTCAGATAGGCAGCTTTTCCAAGACCATTTCCGCATCGGTTCGGTGCGGCTACATCGCTGCGCGTGGTGAATGGATCGAGAGCCTGGTCGACCTCAAGATTGCGACTACATTCGGCGGTGGACGCTTGGCCGCAGACATCATCCATCACGCTATTACCGATAGCGGCTACCGAAAGCACATGGAGAGTGTGCGCCTTCGGCTAGCCGAGGCAATGGACAAGACGGCAACCAAGCTTCGAGCCATCGGTATCAAGCCCTGGATAATGCCCCAGGCAGGCCTGTACCTCTGGTGCCAGCTGCCTCAAGGCAAGGACGCAGCAACGCTGGCCAGGGCCTGTTTGAATGAAGGTGTAGTGCTGGCGCCCGGAAATGCGTTTAGCCAGTCGATGACGGCGGGCGATTTTCTCCGTTTCAACGTGGCGCAATCGGGTGATGCCAGAATCTATGAAGTGTTGAAACGGGCCCTGAGTGCTTAG
- a CDS encoding DMT family transporter yields the protein MEKSTSGWINGFIGVAIFAGSLPATRVAVAAFEPTFLTCARATIAALLGALFLIVLRQPRPSRGDLSSLALTAFGVVIGFPLLTALALQHVTSAHSIVFVGLLPLCTAGFAVLRGGERPRPLFWLFSMAGAGLVVGYALMNGGEASVVGDLLMMAAVVVCGLGYAEGARLSRTLGGWQVISWALLVALPFMLLLTIANFPAPDAFAKVSAPAWFSFGYVSLFSMLIGFVFWYRGLVQGGIAAVGQLQLVQPFMGLGLAALLLHEHVSWMMLVVTLGAVICVAGAKKYAR from the coding sequence ATGGAAAAATCAACAAGCGGGTGGATCAACGGCTTTATAGGCGTCGCAATCTTTGCGGGCTCTTTGCCGGCAACCCGTGTGGCAGTGGCGGCCTTCGAACCTACGTTTCTGACCTGTGCCAGGGCAACCATTGCCGCCTTGTTGGGTGCTCTTTTTTTGATTGTGCTACGCCAGCCACGCCCTTCACGTGGTGATTTGTCGTCATTGGCTTTAACCGCGTTTGGCGTTGTTATCGGCTTTCCGCTGCTGACGGCATTGGCCCTGCAGCACGTCACCTCCGCCCATTCCATTGTTTTTGTCGGGCTCTTGCCGCTCTGCACCGCAGGGTTTGCCGTTTTGCGGGGCGGTGAGCGGCCTCGGCCACTGTTCTGGTTGTTTTCGATGGCAGGTGCCGGGCTGGTGGTTGGCTATGCGTTGATGAATGGAGGAGAGGCGTCGGTGGTGGGCGATCTGCTGATGATGGCGGCGGTGGTTGTGTGTGGGTTGGGTTATGCGGAAGGGGCGCGTCTGTCGCGCACATTGGGGGGGTGGCAGGTGATCAGTTGGGCATTGCTGGTGGCATTGCCGTTCATGCTGCTGCTGACAATCGCTAATTTCCCGGCGCCGGATGCCTTCGCCAAGGTAAGCGCCCCTGCGTGGTTCAGCTTCGGCTACGTTTCACTGTTCAGCATGCTGATTGGCTTTGTGTTCTGGTACCGAGGGCTCGTGCAGGGTGGCATTGCGGCAGTGGGCCAGCTGCAACTGGTTCAGCCGTTCATGGGGCTTGGGCTGGCAGCGTTGCTTTTGCATGAGCACGTCAGCTGGATGATGCTTGTGGTGACGCTGGGGGCAGTCATCTGTGTGGCCGGGGCCAAGAAATATGCCCGGTAG